A region from the Triticum urartu cultivar G1812 chromosome 1, Tu2.1, whole genome shotgun sequence genome encodes:
- the LOC125538403 gene encoding NDR1/HIN1-like protein 10: MCGRDDDCYLTRDEVKYLFICFGVVAVVVLLAVLLAAFVYLRHVTITVEDASLTRFDLLTSPVTGIAYNLSLTLKVRNPNWAMSMKNVEPFVAAYRFDGQQFDRVQVAATGDKHPAGATRVYHLTSSSQGAFVSLGSAGEQEYKKESKTGTFDVEVALSRKVSYTARYTKCKIEAVCPLKLQLVKPDATTVVFQKVTCKLHKAEKNC, translated from the coding sequence ATGTGCGGCCGCGACGACGACTGCTACCTGACGAGGGATGAAGTCAAGTACCTCTTCATCTGCTTCGGCGTCGTCGCGGTCGTGGTCCTCCTCGCCGTCCTCCTGGCCGCCTTCGTCTACCTCCGCCACGTCACCATCACCGTGGAGGACGCCTCGCTCACCAGGTTCGACCTGCTCACCTCCCCGGTGACGGGGATCGCCTACAACCTCTCGCTCACCCTCAAGGTCCGCAACCCCAACTGGGCGATGAGCATGAAGAACGTGGAGCCGTTCGTCGCCGCCTACAGGTTCGACGGCCAGCAGTTCGACCGCGTGCAGGTCGCCGCCACGGGCGACAAGCACCCCGCCGGCGCCACCAGGGTGTACCACCTCACCTCCTCCTCCCAAGGCGCCTTCGTGTCGCTGGGCAGCGCCGGCGAGCAGGAGTACAAGAAGGAGAGCAAGACGGGGACGTTCGACGTGGAGGTGGCGCTGTCCCGCAAGGTGAGCTACACGGCGCGCTACACCAAGTGCAAGATCGAGGCCGTCTGCCCGCTCAAGCTGCAGCTCGTCAAGCCCGACGCCACCACCGTCGTCTTCCAGAAGGTGACGTGCAAGCTACACAAGGCCGAGAAGAACTGCTAG
- the LOC125538383 gene encoding BTB/POZ and MATH domain-containing protein 2-like: MPSTFAGVSVLAGGELCPSTESPVVTSTDCGYHLLVVQDYSLTKRATPTGMSICSRPFMVGRHEWCIEYYPNGQKKSCADFISLYVNLLNDDDDAKERVKAKFEFSFIDEAEKHKPMYISGTETLSFRGECLRGYGKFMRKDVLEQSANLMDDCFTVRCDIMVCDTQDAGRNKVLLSEIDQHLNNLLQTKVGADVTFEVSGEMFAAHRCVLAARSKVFMAQFFGPMKEGTAASSAIQIKDMEAKVFKALLSFIYTDSLPLLEDDDMEEDEGEAVEEGQEEEAAEDEMAEVAEQGEGEDAAEDETELQWLQDLLVAADRYDLQRLRFICEKRLSERIGVTSVASTLTLAEQLHCRGLKEACLKFIQVQSPLCLQKVMATDGWEPLIITYPSVLNELIAKLASNQK, from the coding sequence ATGCCGTCGACGTTCGCCGGTGTATCCGTCCTGGCCGGCGGCGAGCTGTGCCCTTCCACCGAGTCGCCCGTCGTCACCAGCACGGACTGCGGGTACCACCTGCTTGTGGTCCAGGACTACTCGCTGACCAAGCGAGCGACACCCACCGGCATGAGCATCTGCTCTCGCCCTTTCATGGTGGGACGCCATGAGTGGTGCATCGAGTACTATCCTAACGGTCAGAAGAAGAGCTGTGCCGACTTCATTTCTCTATATGTTAACCTTCtcaacgacgacgacgatgccAAAGAGCGTGTGAAGGCGAAGTTCGAGTTCAGTTTCATCGACGAGGCGGAGAAGCACAAGCCGATGTACATTTCTGGAACCGAGACACTCAGCTTCCGCGGCGAGTGTCTGCGGGGCTACGGCAAGTTCATGAGAAAAGATGTCCTTGAACAATCGGCGAATCTGATGGATGATTGTTTCACCGTCCGGTGTGACATCATGGTCTGCGACACACAGGATGCCGGTCGCAACAAGGTGCTCCTGTCTGAAATAGACCAGCATTTAAACAATCTCCTTCAGACTAAGGTGGGTGCTGATGTCACATTCGAGGTCAGCGGCGAGATGTTCGCTGCACACCGATGTGTGCTTGCAGCCCGTTCTAAAGTATTCATGGCACAATTCTTCGGCCCCATGAAGGAGGGCACTGCTGCATCAAGTGCCATCCAGATCAAAGACATGGAAGCAAAAGTGTTCAAGGCTTTGCTTAGCTTCATCTACACGGACTCACTCCCTCTATTGGAGGACGACGACATGGAGGAGGATGAAGGAGAGGCCGTGGAAGAAGGACAAGAAGAGGAAGCAGCAGAGGATGAAATGGCAGAAGTTGCGGAACAAGGAGAAGGAGAGGATGCAGCAGAGGATGAAACGGAGCTGCAATGGCTACAAGATTTGCTTGTAGCTGCAGACAGATATGATCTCCAACGGCTCAGGTTTATCTGTGAAAAGCGATTGTCTGAGCGCATAGGTGTGACCTCAGTGGCATCCACTCTTACTCTAGCTGAGCAGCTCCACTGCCGCGGATTGAAGGAGGCGTGCTTGAAGTTTATCCAAGTCCAATCTCCCTTGTGTTTGCAAAAAGTAATGGCGACTGATGGCTGGGAGCCGTTAATTATCACCTACCCCTCTGTTTTGAACGAGCTCATTGCCAAACTTGCTTCAAACCAGAAGTAA
- the LOC125538393 gene encoding 65-kDa microtubule-associated protein 3-like: MLDDYRIVREEKEQEKKRQRDQKKLEDQFKAEQEMLYGSKPSPSSRSNSGKKLTRNPSAGTNRRLSVGGGPVRTPKSVTPQSRSVRSAKKTEDSGTLSPGSRSKGTASPPIKKLSFKASTLGETETPRKPFTQIAPGNSNPATPVRSASNGTEGENRTPKILAAPTPKTPMMVTSPMQMTTTPALTAAPVCVSNDKPELCLLESTEYSFEERRLAYLAAHAA; this comes from the exons ATGCTTGATGATTATAGGATAGTTCGTGAAGAAAAGGAGCAGGAAAAGAAGAGGCAAAGG GATCAGAAGAAGCTTGAGGATCAATTCAAAGCTGAGCAGGAGATGCTGTACGGATCAAAGCCGAGCCCTTCATCAAGGTCGAACAGCGGGAAGAAGCTTACCAGAAACCCCTCGGCTGGTACAAACCGGAGGCTGTCTGTTGGCGGTGGGCCAGTGCGAACTCCAAAATCAGTGACACCTCAGTCAAGATCCGTCCGTTCAGCCAAGAAGACAGAAGATAGTGGCACTCTGTCCCCTG GTAGTAGAAGCAAAGGCACTGCCAGTCCTCCGATCAAGAAGTTATCATTCAAGGCAAGTACTCTTGGTGAGACTGAAACCCCTCGTAAACCCTTCACGCAGATCGCACCCGGAAATAGCAACCCAGCGACGCCCGTGCGGTCTGCCTCCAATGGTACCGAAGGCGAGAACCGAACTCCCAAGATACTCGCAGCACCAACTCCCAAGACGCCGATGATGGTGACCTCTCCCATGCAAATGACCACAACGCCTGCTCTGACTGCTGCACCTGTCTGCGTCTCCAATGACAAGCCAGAGCTGTGTTTGCTAGAGAGCACCGAGTACTCCTTTGAAGAGAGGCGCCTTGCCTATCTCGCTGCGCACGCCGCTTGA
- the LOC125538363 gene encoding defensin-like protein — MAVSSKLFPAAVLLLLLLLATEMGPVREAMACEHARCKKCTGACFDPDECAITCRNEGYDSGDCTGSGAYRCTCSKNC; from the exons ATGGCGGTTTCGTCGAAGCTTTTCCCGGCCGCCGTCCTCCTCCTGCTTCTCCTCCTGGCCACAG AGATGGGGCCTGTGCGGGAGGCCATGGCGTGCGAGCACGCGCGGTGCAAGAAGTGCACCGGGGCGTGCTTCGACCCGGATGAGTGCGCCATCACGTGCCGGAACGAGGGCTACGACTCCGGCGACTGCACCGGGAGCGGAGCCTACCGCTGCACGTGCAGCAAGAATTGCTAG
- the LOC125528018 gene encoding heme chaperone HemW encodes MLRSAFPLVFQLPHRKPPPIRPPRPPPVRRYASPAAAVPPPPPPPRPLPPASAYVHLPFCRKRCHYCDFPIVALGSSAPSPGGPGEGEDPRIADYVRLLLREVAATRPVSDDGVPLQTIFFGGGTPSLVPPRLVAAVLDALRGRFGLSACPEVSIEMDPGTFDAAKLRELVGVGVNRVSLGVQAFQEELLRACGRAHGLREVHEAVGIVTACEGLQNWSMDLISSLPNQTQEMWEESLRCTVDARPTHVSVYDLQIEQGTKFGQIYTPGVFPLPNETDSANFYKIASKQLSEAGYQHYEISSYCKPGYECKHNVTYWQNRPFYAFGLGSASYINGVRFSRPRGMKNYADWVQKLEDGTWCHEPSVSETKDMAMDSVMLSLRTARGLDLHSFSKSFGEGLTRSLCETFRPFVESGLVIAMDKEQVALQFNEFESDLEGEMSGSRVAFLRLSDPDGFLLSNELISLAFGTISP; translated from the exons ATGCTAAGATCAGCCTTCCCGCTGGTGTTCCAGTTGCCGCACAGGAAACCGCCCCCAATCCGCCCACCCCGCCCACCACCTGTTCGTCGCTATGCCTCCCCGGCCGCCGCCgtcccgccgccgccccctccgccACGGCCGCTCCCCCCGGCTTCCGCGTACGTGCACCTCCCCTTCTGCCGCAAGCGGTGCCACTACTGCGACTTCCCCATCGTGGCGCTCGGCTCCTCCGCGCCCTCCCCCGGCGGCCCGGGCGAGGGCGAGGACCCCCGGATCGCCGACTACGTGCGCCTCCTGCTCCGGGAGGTGGCCGCCACGCGGCCCGTCTCCGACGACGGCGTGCCGCTGCAGACCATCTTCTTCGGCGGCGGCACCCCGTCGCTGGTCCCGCCGAGGCTGGTGGCCGCGGTGCTGGACGCGCTGCGCGGCAGGTTCGGGCTGTCCGCGTGCCCGGAGGTGTCCATCGAGATGGACCCCGGCACGTTCGACGCGGCCAAGCTGCGGGAGCTGGTGGGCGTGGGCGTGAACCGGGTGTCGCTCGGCGTGCAGGCGTTCCAGGAGGAGCTGCTCCGGGCGTGCGGCCGCGCGCACGGCCTGCGGGAGGTGCACGAGGCCGTCGGGATCGTGACCGCCTGCGAGGGGCTCCAGAACTGGAGCATGGACCTCATATCCTCCCTGCCCAACCAGACCCAGGAGATGTGGGAGGAGAGCTTGCGGTGCACCGTCGATGCCCGCCCCACGCATGTCTCCGTCTACGACCTGCAGATCGAGCAGGGCACCAAGTTTGGCCAAAT CTATACGCCTGGTGTATTTCCTCTCCCAAATGAGACAGACTCTGCAAACTTCTACAAGATCGCTTCAAAACAGCTTTCTGAAGCAGGATATCAACACTACGAGATCAGTAGCTACTGCAAGCCTGGTTACGAGTGCAAGCACAACGTAACATACTGGCAAAACAGGCCGTTCTATGCGTTTGGTCTGGGATCGGCAAGCTACATCAACGGTGTCAGGTTCTCTAGGCCCAGAGGAATGAAGAACTACGCAGATTGGGTTCAGAAGCTGGAAGACGGGACCTGGTGCCACGAGCCTAGTGTCTCCGAGACGAAGGATATGGCGATGGACTCGGTGATGCTATCACTGAGAACAGCTCGCGGGCTGGATCTGCACAGTTTCAGTAAATCTTTTGGCGAGGGTCTGACACGGTCATTGTGCGAGACGTTTAGGCCTTTTGTTGAGAGTGGGTTGGTGATCGCCATGGACAAGGAGCAAGTGGCCCTGCAGTTCAATGAGTTTGAGTCAGATTTGGAGGGTGAGATGAGTGGGAGCAGGGTGGCCTTCCTCCGCCTGAGTGACCCGGATGGATTTCTGCTGTCCAACGAGTTGATCTCGCTTGCCTTTGGGACTATTTCGCCATGA